The sequence below is a genomic window from Cucumis melo cultivar AY chromosome 5, USDA_Cmelo_AY_1.0, whole genome shotgun sequence.
TACTAGGGAATTTGAAATAGAATTATGAAATAAGAATTCTCCATACGTAATTGATCCATCCACGAAGGTAAAAAGAGGGAGAAAGTCTTCTTTTATCATTCATTTACATGAGATGGAGAGTTTTATCATTTTCTGAAGGTTTTGAGACCATATTCAAGAGagcactactacaaaaatcggattacttgacgttaagatagtgtcaagtaaacgtttacttgacgtttttaaaagcgtcaagtaatcgactgtcaagtatagtttgattacttgacactaaaaaaccgtcaagtatacgtatacttgacactacaACACCGTCAAGTATAAGTATATTTGACCCTtaaaaaccatcaagtataTGTCTGCGTGACACTAAAACaccgtcaagtatacgtttacttgacactaaaccACCGTCAAGTATccatttacttgacactaaaaaaccatcaagtatacgtttacttgacactgtattaacgtcaagtaatctatcaaagttcaccttttatgtgtcaagtaatGTTGTATAGTTGACGCCTTATACGTGTCAAGTAAacatatacttgacgtttttacatGTAAAGAAATATCGTATACTTGACATATATTTAACGTTATGTATAGtactgtttattaatatatattaaatatacaaatttttcattttctggttcttgcattaggtacatttgattcaataaaacatatccatcaacaaaataaaattttcagaaCCAGTATAGTTACACAAcaagaaaatgataaaataattaagtaaaccaacaataatttcatttgttCTCACCAATGTCATCAACGATTACATAATTCCAATCCAAATATAGCCAACTAAAATTTCCTATCTGtggcctattccaaaatcaacaataataatagctacctcttatataaccaataataatagctatcttgtataccaaaactaaagtATCTATCCCCTTGCATCTATTGCATCATCTATAAGTATAATGGCTATGAACAAAACGTTTACACAAAAAATGTTATGGGCATTCTCCTATGttagccatttacaaaattaagaagaagatcatatctaggtgtatctatcatatgtaccgggataaaaattcagcccactccactcgtacttcatccaattcaagttgtgagtacgagtttcttgtatcaatctataaaacataaaaagtcaattagacactttgttaaaaaaaatagtcatattatagtatttataacgttacaatgtaagtagtttaaaaacataccgCATCAGTAATAATGCTTGTGTCCTTGCTCAAGATTTCGCGTATGTATCTCATGACATAATATCCACATTCAACAGTTCCTACCTGTAAAGGACACtataacacaaaaccaaatagcaatgcatattagattatgtgctaaattaaattgtaaataaatttataaatatatttacctttaccgctttccagaatgttgtttttctggtctttttcaaattcttctgagattggaaaatcgtcaaggccctacatttcccaaagtatagtataaattaaaatgaactaatttctttagtgattaaaaataaagaaacataaatataGTTAGCTTACATATTCGTTACGTATTTAATATCATCTCGAGAGCTTGTTCTCAAGGAATCAAGATGGTACACCACATCATCATATGGATTAATAATTACTAATGACCAATGATccctaaatgaaataaatatgcaagtaattaatattttcatactaatgcaagtttaaattgataaaaattatactTACCCAGGATTATAAGGAGCAACAACCAATTGATCTTGTTTGGAAGTCATTAATCTACTACAAGTTCTCGCTGACCATTAAACAATTTCTTTTGACGACGAAAAGGATGATTATGTGGTAGAAATTTTCGATGCCCAAGGTATgccattttttttccatatttcaaTCGTATTGAAGATGTGTTATCTTCACAAATTGGACATGCCTTATACCCTTTCACAATACATCCACTAAGGTTTCCATAGACTGGAAAATCATTAATCGTTCATAGTAGAACTGTTTTTAGGTTGAATAGTTCCTCATTGTAGGCATCATAACATTGCACACCACTTTCTCACAAAAGTTTTAAATCATCAATCAATGGTTCTAAGTATATCCCAATGTCATCTCCTGGTTGCTTTGGACCCGAAATCAAAATTGATAACATCATGAACTTTCGTTTCATACATAACCATGGGGGAAGATTATAAATCACCATCACaactggccaacaactgtaCTTGGAGCTCATATCACTATAAGGATTTATTCCATCTgctgacaatgctaaacgaagATTCCTGGGTTCAGAACTAAAATTTGGCCACATGGTGTCGACTAACTTCCAAGCTGGAGAGTCAGCAGGGTGCCTTAATTTATCATCAATTTCTCTTTCAGTAGCATGCCAAGTTAAGTTTTTATCACATTCAACACTTCTAAACATCCGTTGAAATCGTGGAATATGTGGAAAGTACCACATTATTTTAGCagggattttctttttcttatttgcaTCTTTACCATATTTCCACCTAGACTCACCGCATTCAGGGCACACAATTGCGTTGGCATATTCCTTTCGatacaagcaacaatcattagggcatgcatgaatcttttcatattccattcctaatgcacctaacattttctttgcttcatacatTGATGTAGGGAGGTCATTAGGAGAAGGTAAGATATCTTTTAACGCTTTCAGTAGTTCTGAGAAACTAATGTTACTCCATCCATGtctaacttttaagttataCAACTTCACTAATGTAGACAACTTGGTGAATTTTTTGCATCCTTCGTATAACGGCTTTTCAGCATCATTAAGCAATTTCTCAAAACCACTTGGATCCTTTGAATATTGCTCATGAGCAATTTCAACCATTTCTTTGATatttccaacatcattctcctCATACATACACTTAGAGGAATCTCCATGAAAGGATGAATTAAGaagttcttcaccatgccaaaaccaagtcttataactttcatcaatgccattaaaatataaatgatctcttaTATCATTGGCTTTatgtttttgacaattttcacactttaaacaagggcAACGTATAGAAGTATTAGTTGTATTGGAAAATCCAAATCTGATGAAGTTCTCTACACCCAACTTGAACTCTTTAGATAATCTACTCTTTgacatccatgatttatccatacttataatatgataatcttggatctacaaaaaaaaattacaatattcAAAATCAGGTAACTCATGCAACTTACTATCCTATCAACAAACAAATCCCAATCTAGCCTAAGTGTTCTACTACTCGAAATCAAGCTCAAATTAAAAAGTGTTGTAATGGTTTGgtttattttcttaagaaaataagttccaattaaataaacaaaaaggaaccaattcaaaccaaaagtggagataaaaataaaaacaaaattataaaaaataaacatatcaaAAGCCAAGAACCAATTCATCCTTATTACTTCCAACACCACCCATTAATCTAAGTTTCTAATGCAAGATTCGTTAAACAAGGCATTTATGTCTACTTTTAAGTTGGTATTATATAACTATTGATATATTTCAAATCTAGAAAAGTTTACAATACCCACCAATTATCAGAAATTCAAGATGATCCAAACAATAAAATAGTCACGTCCGATGCAATCATAAAAGTGCTCTACACCTAACTAAAACATATCTTTATCAAAATTTACATTGTAGAAGGGATGTGGAAACTATTTAGCTCAACAATCATATAATTCTCAATCCAAAATTCCACTTACTTGAAGAAATACCAACTTTTAGAAAGCCTAAATGATAAATCTCAACCTTAATCAACACCATGAGATTTTCAAAAGTAATATACTTATCCAAAATCCACcataaaccttaattaatcaaattaattcaGAACTAAGCCCAACAAACTTTCCCGATTCAAAAACTGATCTAAGACATCTTAATCAAGTGCGAATTAGTCCAAAAAGAAAGTATAGCAAACAGTTAGTAATATACTCAAACAGAACAACAAACGAATTCCAATAGCTCATATGAATATTCAAATACTTAAAtccaatttgaaaaagaaagtatAGCAATAATCCTTACCGACTAGCAATAATCCTTACCGACTCTTACCGAAAAGACTCGAAACCTTGCTGATTGGTGACTAAAAAGTTGCTGCAAGATAACGAGGGTGAAAACGGGACGTCGGCATGGGTCTTCGCAGGTCGTCGGCGCGGGTGGAATCGGGCAGAGACGTTTCGGGCGACAGGCGTTCGGGCGGCTGGGTTCGGGCGGAGACGTTTCGGGTGGAGACGTTTCGGGCGGCGGGTGTTCGGGCGGCTTGTTCGGCCTTTGTGGTCTTCGACGGCGGGAGCTTCGCACGGGTTCGGGCGGTGGGTGTTCGGGACCGTGTCGGCTGGGATATGGGCGGCGGGCGGCGGGCGTCTGGTTCGGGCGGCGGGCGGCGGGCTGAGAGATGTGGAGATAAAGAGATGGAGATAGAGAGATTGAAGGGTTTTGGGAGAGAAAAGGGGGAAAATGAAAAGTTGTTTTGGAgggaattttttaataatttttttattattttaataaatttctttttactaaatttattttaatacatttctttttattaaatttagtttaatacatttcttctactaaattaatttttaataagtttcttttggagaatttattttaataagtttgttttaataagattattttaataacattgtaataactttattttagtaattttattttaataagtttatttaatgaaatgagagaaataaaaaatatttttatatttaatatttttatatttttatatttgacatttttaaaatattaattttcaaagtatcaaataaaaattttaactatacttgacgttatttccacgtcaagtaaatgtcaactatacttgacgcggaATCAACGTCAGGTAAAATCtacactatacttgacgcgacaAAACCGTCAAGTACAATCTCAACTATACTTGACGGGACACAAAACGTCAAGCAAAAATAATTcgaaaattttggtgaaaattttgtcttctttaaactatacttgacgttgttttcgtgtcaagtaacgtttcgcaatacttgacatcgcaatacttgacacgaatacaacgtcaagtaaaatgtcctttatacttgacgcgaaaaaaacgtcaagtaaagttTAGCGTAAAATTATCCGAAAAACTCTGTGAAATCTCCGCTTTTTTGTgattatacttgacgtttttcctttaaaattgtcaatacttgacgtttttttaacaaaagcgtcaagtatgtaAAACTGCCTAGagtcaagtaaagtagattttgtagtagtggagGTTGATAGATATCAAAGACAACAAGCTTGAGATCAAAGAATTTGTTCTGCAAACTCTTAGTTGCGCTTTGCAGTTTAGTGTTGAATGCAACGACATGTTGATTTCACCTTTGGATGCACTAATTGTTGCCAGAACCAAAGAGGGTAAACATAGTAATTCTGAATGAAATCACTGCTGCTTGCACTAAGAAGATGAATTGCACTAGAGAATATAGCATTGGCTTTCAAAACAAGTATGGTAATTCTGAAATGCAAACAAAATTTTTAGTTCTAGGATAACTGAATGCAAAAATATTGATtcgataaaaataaaaattatagaaCCCATGAATCGCCTACAACCTAAAATCAAACTCTACTTGACCAAACTACTCAATATAGAACCAAAAATCAAAAGCACCTTAATGGATAACATTGATCTTTGCTTCAAATCAACGACAGAAATGATTGAAcacaaatcaaatatttaaaacaCATCAGAAAATTTGAAGATTACAAAGTAAAAATAATCAACACTTGTTTATATAAAATGGGTAAGATTCATACCTTTAAAGGAGTTAGGGTTTGGCACCTAAAAGTGGAATAGATGTTCTTAATAGTGAAATCGACATTCGAGTCAGCAAAATCAAACGGTGGCTAAAACTTCGTAGAATAAGAAACTACCTGATCTTTACTCTGTTGGACAACAACAACGTTTGGGTGGAACCAGATTTGGGTCGAAATCGTCGTTGGTAGGAGTCTGCTGCGTGGGTCATCGTCGGCGTGGGTTGTCGCGAAAGGTTGGGTCATCGTGGGTTTTGGGATGGAGATAGAGATGGAGATAGAGAGATTGAAGGGTTTTGGGAGAGAAAGAGGGAAAATGAAAGGTTTTTTGGAgggaattttttaataaatttgttttcaataaaattatttaattattttaataaatttctttttactaaatttattttaataaatttatttttactaaatttattttaatacattttctttactaaattaatttttaataagtttttttggtaaatttattttaataagtttattttaataaatttatttaaaggaatgagagaaataaaaaaataattttatattttatatttttatatttttatatttgaaaattttaaaatattaactttcagagtatcaaataaattttttaactatacttgacgttatttccacgtcaagtaaatgtaaactatacttgacgcacAATAAACGTCAGGTAAAATCCGCTCTATACTTGAcgctaaaaaaccgtcaagtacaatctccactatacttgacgcgacacaaaacgtcaagtaaaaataattcaaaaattttggtgaaaattttgtcttctttaaaCTATATTTGATGTTGTTTTCGCGTCAAGTAAAGTTTTGCAATACTTGACACGAatacaacgtcaagtaaaatgttctttatacttgacgcgaaaaaaacgtcaagtaaaggttAACGTAAAATTATCCGAAAAACTCTGTGAAAACTTTGCTCTTTTgagactatacttgacgtttttcctttaaaattgtcaataattgacatttttttaacaaaagcgtcaagtatgtaaaagtgcctagtgtcaagtaaagtagattttgtagtagtgataaaatgaattttttaagtgaattctaaatatattttgttaaataaaattttaaagtattCCTTGAGAATATATGTTTGAGCTTACTGATTTCTATTGGGATTTGTAAAGCATGTGTTTAAAGTATTAGAAAGCTGAAAGCATGATTTAGCAAAATATTTGAGTTAAAAGAATGTTCTAGCAAAGCATGGATTTAAGCTTGATTTCCAAAATTATGTATGTTGAAAGCATGTTTATAACTATGAAATCTGAAGAAAGCTTTTAAGCAAGCATATGTTCAAGCTAAGTTTTCAAGCATGTATTTATGAATTTATATCCGTATGTTTTATGTTACTCTCTATGGCCTTATTTGTGCATATTGGTTTCTTTTGCTACTAATGTGAAGGCTGGCGAGTCCATGCTTGTACATCAGAGAAGATACACTTCATTGTACCTATGAGAAGGAAGGATACAATGAAAACTGTTCCTATATTGAGAGAAGTTCATCTTTTGACAATGATATTTACCGACACTTAGGTTTCATGTTAAGAATGGGCTGTGGATTAATGATCAAAGAAAAACTTATAAAATGCTCTTTTAAATGTTTTAAGTTCAAGTATCATGTTAAGAAATAATTTTCAACTGCTGGAATATTTCTATAAGCCAAGGATTTATGCATAACTGTTTTTAGAAAGCATTCTTTATAAACGTCATCAATCACTAAGTCTTTCGACTtattcttttaaatgatttctcACTTTTTCGGTATGAATTGTGTTTTTCCTAGTGTTGAGCGCCTACTATTGCTGTGTCAATCAGTATGATAGAAATTATTAAGGTATAGTGAGAGCTAGTCTTGGATCAGTAAGTAGGGTTCAAGGAAAGCATATCTGTGTATAATTCAAGTTACAAGTTGGGGGTCGGTCTAGTAAAAGGTTATTATCATGTTTAAAGTTTCCACTGATGCATAAAAGTTGTAGCTAGTGGTCCAAGTTGTTAACAAATGCATTTAGCTTGTGTTTGTTCTTTCGAGTATGCATCTATGTTGTGATTGCTAGTTAAGTTAGACAAGTTGGTTGGTAAGCGTTGTCTTAAAACCTTTGAATCTTACACTAAACGCTTAGATTGGACTTTGAATCTTAGAACTACTAAGCGATAACAAAATCCACCACGCAAGATAAATAACAAACTcctttattaacttaacgaCATGCTTTCCATTCTTCAATACAAATTTCTTAAGTACGAAGACTTAAAACAAAAATCCAAGCTTCCAACAACTATCGCAACTTTTTCAGAATCCCTTAGAACGCCTAGCTTAAACGCCTCAATGCGTAGTAACTCACCTTACCCTTCTTAACTCGACCTCAATGTCTTGTTGCCTGgggaaggaaaacttaaaacataagttaaatacttagtgagtgaggTTTTAGAAATCCTTTTGGCGTAATTAATAAGTAAATACATTTTCATAAATAGGCTCACAATGCTTCTTACAAAACATAAACACACACATTATCTTCTACTTATTCCTTTCGCCAAGAACATGAATCATTCCTACGCATAGACTACTATGATTTCTCGTATCATCAACATCCTTTGGAGAATTTCTCACTTCATTTCCCTTTGCTCAGGCTGTTAACTCAATATGCTCCTTTCAACGCATTAGCCAACTTCTTTCTACTATATGGTCCTTTCACCCCATGGTTGCCTTGgctcattatgtgcacataatagcttAGCTTATGATATGAATAAAGCTAATGGTTTACTCGCATACATACAATCATCACATAGAAACTTTAGCTCAGAAActcttttcaaataaacaaGCTATCAAATTGACATCAAGAACATTACATCATACTTTAAGTTATTTACAAACAACACAAACCaaaaagaatgctttaaaacacagttctttcttttagaaaatcaCTCACAAACTAAGTTTCCTTCTCATGAAGGCCCAAGACTTAGTCTTTAGTAACATTCATTTCTCTTAATTATTTCCAAAATAACATTCATTTCTTTAGACCTTTCactcctatttatactaatcttaAATCAAATTAGTCACTCCTTAGGCTCTTCTTAGTTTGTCAGCTCCTACTTAGTACTTTACATGTATAGGCTTATTAGTTTTTTAGACCATCTACTTAGCTTGATTCTTAACACGTCATTAGCTATCTAATCAAGGTTAGAAATTTTCTCCAATTTTCCTAACTCTTTCCCAATGCATGCTCTTCTAGGATTATAGCATCAAAACGCCTACTTCCTCTTGAGTGCAACTTCCTTCATCGCGTCGCCTAGCTTCAAATCGAACTAACTTTCAAAATACTTACTGCTACTCAAAGCACCTCTTCTTTTCTAAAGCAAAACCCTTTTATTTCAGACTCGAGTTTCACAGCCAATGCACCAAGATGATTAAAATCTTGAAGGCAAGATAGCTTTTTGAGCTATCCGATAAAATATTAATCTaccatttaattaaaaattaaaaacctatatttttttaaagtgaTTATCTTACTCGACAATCTAGTCATCCAAATATAAAAGTTACGTCATCATTTGGTTAAAGaattaatgaaattttaacggaaaaataccaaaaatatgtttttttataaaagttcAGGGACTAAACACACATGTTCTTGAAAAGTTTTcgataaaaaatacaaaaagatATTAAGTTTAAGGACCAAAATAAGATTTGGAGTTAGCCAGAAAAAAGATTATTTAAAACTAGACTAATTAGAAAAAATTTACGTGGAAAAGCCGATCTCCGAAAATTCATCGTAGAAATGAAATGAAGAACGAGGAATGACATTCCAGAACCCACACCACATCGTCCTGTGGACATGTGGACTCCATATAATCGTATATTGTTCAACAATTTAAGTTTACTAAGAAATAATAAAGATAAAACTCACAAAAGTTATAATTAGCATAAAGAAGGTTTAAACAGCCAATGAAGAAGTTGGCCAAAGCTAAGactaaatatgaaaatttaCAGAGAGAAAGGAACTGCATTCTCAACAACCCTACGGTGGAGTGATGTTCATTCAACATTGAACTGTTAAACAACACAAAATGCTGTTAAAATCAAATGGAAATGAAAGGGTGAACATGTAAGTATGAAACTTGAGCTTCCCAAATTACCCTCTGCTGGTATGAAATTCAAAGTTTGAGAGGAAGGGGAGAAATTAACGGTGATTTTGTTTGGTTTGGTTTAGTAATTAGACCTACTTTAACTCGGTTTTTTCATTCGAATTTTTTgagcatacatttgtctcaaaAATGTAATACTTTCATTAAAAGTAAACCAAACGGTATTTATTTCTTATAGTTTTTGTAAAGAAAATTTCAAGATAAAAATCCACctatatttctaaaatttagaatttgtattaatttaaactatAATAAACTATAATTGTATCAatgtaaattttaattttcgaGGTTGTATAAATTAAACCTTTATTTTTATCAAAAGCaataaaattaaacttcatTGTATCCGCTTAAACCCTCCATGAAAATTACAATTTAAATTGCGATAACATtcaaaaaattgaatttaaattcaTGCAACCATATAAGTCAAAAATTGCTCAAAAAATTTATAGAAccgttttttattttttacaaatcTCAATTTGAAGCCATCGGTTTGGTTCAACTCAATACtggttttatttttctttttcctttttaaattaaaatttgtgaaaaatatgATGTTTTTGAAGGGGCAAAAATGGAATTGTGAAAAACCAAATACCATGAAAATAGGAAAACATTCAGTTACATTTCTGTTTCATTACAACCATAAACGCATCGGTGAAATCCCATCTCATAGCCCCAAGACTTTCTCCTCTCCCTTCATTAAAAGCCTCTCCTTTTCCCCCTTTTCCTCTAGTAGGTTGGACCCACCAACAGCACCGTCATCTTCTATCACTCCCTCCTCCCTACTCAACCACCGTCACcatcaccaccaccaccaccttCCCCCGCCATTGTTTCTCTATTCCTTCCTCTGTTTCCCCTGTGCACCATCCTCACCATGGTGCGTCCACCCTTTCAAGTTCTCGAGCTCAGTTTACTCTCCGCCAATGACCTCGCTTCCGTCTCCAAAACCATGCGCACCTTCGCCGTCGCCTGGATCAATCCCGATCGGAAACTGACCACCCGCGTTGATCAAGTCGGTCTCACAAATCCAACATGGAATGAGAAATTTGTGTTTAAAGTCGACGACGATTTGCTTGAAGATCCAACTTCCACCGTCACCATCGAGATCTATTCCTCTGCTTTGCTTCGTGATATCCTTGTTGGTACTGTTACAGAGGTCGTCAGCAACCTCATCCCACAATCCTCCCCTAAATCCAATATGAGATTCCTCACGCTTCAGGTTCTATCAAAATCATATCTACACAATTATTTTATCTTATTCGAGAATTGAATCTAAAATGCTTGATTTCTTTAAAGGTTCGCCGCCCATCTGGTCGTCCGAAGGGGACTGTGAAAGTTGGTGTGACGTTGTTGGATAGCGCGAAGCGAAGTATGCCGTTGGAGAGCGATCTTGGTTCATCGGCTGTCGATTACGACTGGGACTTGAGAGAGATTAAAgcacaaaaacaaaatttccaAAAGAACGGATACACGATTGTTATGAAGCGATCGCATAGCGCGCGGTACGATCCTGACGCTCTCAATGGAAAACCTGGGGGATCGGTTTGTAATGCGAGCTCAGTAATGGGTGGACGTGATTCCGTGCGAAGCAGATCGGAGCTCGGAACGACGAAGAAGATTGTAAACGCAAATGGTTCACTCTGCTCTGACGTTGGACCGTCGCCATCAGTCGTAGCGGCAGCGATAGCAAAGGGGTTGTATCCAGCGCCGGACGACGTTGGGAGTTCGATTTTGGAGGATTGGACGGAGAAAGACAGTATCGAAGGCCTAAAAACAAAGATAGAAAGATGGAGAACAGAGTTACATCCAATTATGTACGACAACGAAATAAAGAAATTGCCATCAAGAAGTTACAGAAAGAAATCAGTGAAGAAGCAACGGAGGAAAAAGGGATCGGGGCTGTTCTCCTGCTTTGGC
It includes:
- the LOC103485843 gene encoding uncharacterized protein LOC103485843; translation: MVRPPFQVLELSLLSANDLASVSKTMRTFAVAWINPDRKLTTRVDQVGLTNPTWNEKFVFKVDDDLLEDPTSTVTIEIYSSALLRDILVGTVTEVVSNLIPQSSPKSNMRFLTLQVRRPSGRPKGTVKVGVTLLDSAKRSMPLESDLGSSAVDYDWDLREIKAQKQNFQKNGYTIVMKRSHSARYDPDALNGKPGGSVCNASSVMGGRDSVRSRSELGTTKKIVNANGSLCSDVGPSPSVVAAAIAKGLYPAPDDVGSSILEDWTEKDSIEGLKTKIERWRTELHPIMYDNEIKKLPSRSYRKKSVKKQRRKKGSGLFSCFGTAYGCEFSITCGGPNQKKKSGNGKGHMTTSEITFDESYV